The Rhinopithecus roxellana isolate Shanxi Qingling chromosome 9, ASM756505v1, whole genome shotgun sequence genome contains a region encoding:
- the NKX2-6 gene encoding homeobox protein Nkx-2.6: protein MLLSPISSTPFSVKDILRLERERSCLAASPHPGVRKSPENFQYLRMDPEPRGSEVHNAGGGGGDRRLDGSEPPGGACEAVLEMDAERMAEPQPGLSAASPLGGGTRVPECGVGNGSDCMRGGRSEQPKARHRRKPRVLFSQAQVLALERRFKQQRYLSAPEREHLASALQLTSTQVKIWFQNRRYKCKRQRQDKSLELAGHPLTPRRVAVPVLVRDGKPCLGPGPSASAFPSPYGATVSPYSCYGGYTGAPYGAGYGSCYAGAPSGPAPHTPLASAGFGHSGQNATPQDHLAATLQGVRAW, encoded by the exons ATGCTGTTGAGCCCCATCTCCTCCACCCCCTTCTCGGTCAAGGACATCCTGCGACTGGAGCGCGAGCGGAGCTGCCTCGCGGCTTCGCCACATCCGGGGGTGCGGAAGAGCCCGGAAAACTTTCAGTACCTGAGAATGGACCCAGAGCCGCGAGGGTCAGAGGTTCACAACGCTGGTGGCGGCGGCGGTGACAGAAGGCTGGACGGTTCGGAGCCTCCTGGGGGTGCCTGTGAGGCAGTCTTGGAGATGGACGCGGAACGGATGGCGGAGCCAC AACCCGGCTTGAGCGCGGCCTCGCCCCTCGGCGGCGGGACCAGGGTGCCAGAGTGCGGCGTTGGCAACGGCAGCGACTGCATGCGGGGTGGCCGCTCGGAGCAGCCCAAGGCGCGGCACCGACGGAAGCCGCGCGTGCTCTTTTCGCAGGCGCAGGTGCTGGCCCTGGAGCGGCGCTTCAAGCAGCAGCGGTACCTGTCAGCGCCCGAGCGCGAGCACCTGGCCAGCGCGCTGCAGCTCACGTCCACGCAGGTCAAGATCTGGTTCCAGAACCGACGCTACAAATGCAAGAGACAGCGCCAGGACAAGTCGCTCGAACTGGCCGGCCACCCTCTAACGCCGCGCCGAGTGGCGGTGCCCGTCTTGGTGCGCGATGGCAAGCCCTGCCTGGGCCCCGGGCCCAGCGcatctgccttccccagtcccTATGGCGCCACAGTGTCGCCCTATTCTTGCTATGGAGGCTACACCGGAGCACCCTACGGAGCAGGCTACGGCAGCTGCTACGCTGGCGCGCCCTCCGGTCCTGCGCCGCACACACCACTGGCCAGCGCGGGCTTCGGACACAGTGGCCAGAATGCCACCCCGCAGGACCATCTGGCAGCCACCCTGCAGGGCGTCAGGGCCTGGTGA